A single window of Pungitius pungitius chromosome 20, fPunPun2.1, whole genome shotgun sequence DNA harbors:
- the si:ch211-63o20.7 gene encoding serine/threonine-protein kinase pdik1l-B-like has product MEELYTLEREVGRGSYGVVFEGHMAKTGQRVAIKRLPCSSPECIELYLQELWAMRATAKNHVNVIALHSCLLQTGPRNLKPLRPGAVPLRLVESVLKGGVVGDADAPRSTSAASTLQDGANSSRHQTEASASDPTTPKRPPSRARKRAAPREEEQQPPPPLRCLALWLVMEYCDGGDLNQYLLSRPPDGERNRSVVRQLCSAVAFLHGLGITHRDLKPDNVLVCVTQRGPVVKVADFGLSKMSGGPVRGEPTGQHFSSTCGSDFFMAPEVWGGLAYTAQADIFSLGVMCWAVLERITFLEEGATQEQLGAYVCRGRWLMPLGEALWENADLQLCIPMKFRRAPQLPPPPGPAVSCLLLDMLAWDPDARPPAHQLQARVSAALREDA; this is encoded by the exons ATGGAGGAGCTGTACACGTTGGAGAGGGAGGTGGGACGCGGCAGCTACGGCGTGGTCTTTGAGGGCCACATGGCCAAAACTGGACAGAGGGTGGCCATCAAGCGGCTGCCCTGTAGCAGCCCCGAGTGCATTGAGCTCTACCTGCAAGAGCTGTGGGCCATGAGAGCCACCGCAAAGAACCATGTCAATGTCATCGCCCTGCACAGCTGCCTCCTGCAGACCGGGCCCAGGAACCTGAAGCCCCTACGGCCAGGGGCCGTGCCTCTACGTCTGGTCGAGAGCGTGCTGAAGGGCGGTGTGGTCGGAGACGCCGACGCCCCACGGAGCACCAGCGCCGCCTCGACACTTCAGGACGGGGCAAACTCGAGTCGACACCAGACTGAAGCAAGTGCGTCCGATCCCACGACCCCAAAACGGCCTCCGAGCAGAGCCAGGAAGAGGGCGGCCCCGAgggaagaagagcagcagccgccgccccccctgCGCTGCCTGGCCCTGTGGCTGGTGATGGAGTACTGCGACGGGGGCGACTTGAATCAGTACCTGCTCTCCAGGCCTCCGGACGGCGAGCGTAACCGCAGCGTGGTGCGGCAGCTCTGCAGTGCGGTGGCCTTCCTGCACGGCCTGGGCATCACCCACCGAGACCTGAAGCCTGACAACGTGCTGGTCTGTGTGACCCAGAGGGGCCCCGTGGTCAAG GTGGCGGACTTCGGTCTGAGTAAGATGAGCGGGGGCCCCGTGCGCGGCGAGCCCACCGGGCAGcacttctcctccacctgtggCTCTGACTTCTTCATGGCTCCAGAGGTGTGGGGCGGCCTGGCCTACACGGCGCAGGCGGACATCTTCTCCCTGGGGGTGATGTGCTGGGCCGTGCTGGAGAGGATCACCTTTCTGGAAGAGGGGGCCACGCAGGAACAGCTGG GGGCCTACGTGTGCCGGGGCCGCTGGTTGATGCCGCTGGGGGAGGCGCTGTGGGAGAACGCTGACCTCCAGCTGTGCATCCCCATGAAATTCAGGAGAGCGcctcagctgcccccccctcccggtccCGCCGTGAGCTGCCTGCTTCTGGACATGCTGGCCTGGGACCCGGACGCCCGGCCCCCGGCCCACCAGCTGCAGGCCCGAGTGAGCGCCGCTCTCAGAGAGGACGCTTAG
- the elp3 gene encoding elongator complex protein 3 isoform X2, giving the protein MCKPHRCPHISFTGNICVYCPGGPDSDFEYSTQSYTGYEPTSMRAIRARYDPYLQTRHRVEQLKQLGHSVDKVEFIVMGGTFMALPEEYRDYFIRNLHDALSGHTSNNVAEAVRYSERSTTKCVGITIETRPDYCLKRHLSDMLRYGCTRLEIGVQSVYEDVARDTNRGHTVRAVCESFHLSKDAGFKVVAHMMPDLPNVGMERDVEQFIEFFENPAFRPDGLKLYPTLVIRGTGLYELWKTGRYKSYTPSALVDLVARVLALVPPWTRVYRVQRDIPMPLVSSGVEHGNLRELALARMKDMGTECRDVRTREVGIQEIHHKVRPYQVELVRRDYVANGGWETFLSYEDPEQDILIGLLRLRRCSPQSFRAELKGGASIVRELHVYGSVVPVSSRDPSKFQHQGFGMMLMEEAERIAREEHGSSRLAVISGVGTRNYYRKMGYELEGPYMLKELYGPGTL; this is encoded by the exons ATGTGCAAACCGCACCGATGTCCACACATCAGCTTCACGGGCAACATATGTGT CTACTGTCCCGGTGGACCGGACTCTGACTTTGAGTACTCCACACAGTCTTACACGGGCTACGAG CCCACGTCCATGAGAGCGATCCGAGCGCGTTACGACCCCTACCTGCAAACCAGACACCGGGTGGAGCAG ctgAAGCAGCTGGGTCACAGCGTGGACAAGGTGGAGTTCATCGTGATGGGTGGGACCTTCATGGCTCTGCCTGAGGAGTACAGAGACTACTTCATCAGGAACCTGCACGACGCCCTGTCAGGACACACCTCCAACAATGTGGCCGAGGCCGTCag GTACTCTGAGCGCAGCACCACCAAGTGTGTGGGCATCACCATCGAGACGCGGCCCGACTACTGCCTGAAGAGACACCTGAGCGACATGCTGCGCTACGGCTGCACCCGCCTGGAGATCGGGGTCCAGAGCGTGTACGAGGACGTGGCGCGGGACACCAACAG GGGCCACACGGTGCGAGCCGTGTGCGAGTCGTTCCACCTGTCCAAGGACGCCGGCTTCAAGGTGGTGGCCCACATGATGCCGGACCTGCCCAACGTGGGCATGGAGAGGGACGTGGAGCAGTTCATT GAGTTCTTTGAGAACCCGGCGTTCCGGCCCGACGGCCTGAAGCTGTACCCGACGCTGGTGATCCGAGGGACGGGCCTGTACGAGCTGTGGAAGACGGGCCGCTACAAGAGCTACACGCCCAGTGCCCTGGTGGACCTGGTGGCCCGCGTCCTGGCGCTGGTGCCTCCTTGGACACGAGTCTACCGGGTGCAGAG GGACATCCCCATGCCGCTGGTGAGCTCCGGAGTGGAGCACGGCAACCTGAGAGAGTTGGCCCTGGCCCGGATGAAAGACATGGGTACCGAG TGTCGAGACGTGAGGACACGAGAGGTGGGCATTCAGGAGATCCACCACAAAGTCCGCCCCTATCAG GTGGAGCTGGTGCGGAGGGACTACGTGGCCAACGGCGGCTGGGAGACCTTCCTGTCCTACGAGGACCCGGAGCAGGACATCCTGATCGGCCTGCTGCGCCTGCGCCGCTGCTCCCCGCAGTCCTTCCGCGCCGAGCTCAAAGGAGGCGCGTCCATCGTCCGCGAGCTGCACGTGTACGGCAGCGTCGTCCCCGTCAGCAGCCGGGACCCCAGCAAGTTCCAGCACCAG GGTTTCGGCATGATGCtgatggaggaggcggagcggaTTGCCAGAGAGGAACACGGCTCCAGCAGGTTAGCAGTTATCTCGG GCGTGGGAACCAGGAACTATTACAGGAAGATGGGCTACGAGTTGGAGGGGCCGTACATGCTGAAGGAGCTCTACGGGCCTGGGACGCTCTGA